The Acidobacteriota bacterium genome has a segment encoding these proteins:
- a CDS encoding prepilin-type N-terminal cleavage/methylation domain-containing protein, which produces MTEKQFDKRLLQPSAGESGFSMIEMLIAIVVVTFGLVSIVGISAYVSRANSISATLNVLAAAAQDQVDRLRTARWTPTLTDPMLTIGGSVPAVASVSGSEPTILNFTRPNTAYLLTAPTPNPSPTPSPTPTPTPVGATYTYTLDPANPHHATASGTPVGDLNITWQVRQGATADVRYVTINVAQIGAPPNLASGFTVTTIIVRN; this is translated from the coding sequence ATGACTGAAAAACAATTCGACAAGAGGCTTTTACAACCCAGTGCCGGCGAGAGTGGGTTCTCGATGATCGAGATGCTGATAGCGATAGTGGTCGTCACATTCGGTCTCGTCTCGATTGTTGGAATATCGGCTTATGTTTCTCGCGCCAATTCGATCTCGGCTACTTTGAACGTGCTGGCGGCCGCTGCTCAGGATCAAGTTGACAGGCTTCGCACGGCGCGATGGACCCCGACCTTAACAGATCCTATGCTCACGATTGGCGGCTCGGTGCCGGCTGTTGCGAGCGTGTCGGGATCGGAACCAACCATCTTGAACTTTACCCGGCCTAACACTGCTTACTTATTGACAGCCCCGACGCCTAACCCCAGCCCGACACCTAGCCCCACACCTACGCCGACACCAGTGGGGGCGACATACACCTACACGCTTGACCCAGCCAACCCGCATCACGCTACGGCATCGGGAACTCCTGTGGGCGATCTTAATATCACCTGGCAGGTGAGGCAGGGGGCTACCGCCGATGTTCGCTACGTAACGATCAACGTGGCGCAAATCGGTGCCCCGCCAAATTTGGCGAGCGGGTTCACGGTCACGACGATAATAGTTAGGAACTGA
- a CDS encoding response regulator, producing MEGERKRILCVEDDLDSCDMLRVLLQDYEVVTANSARDGLRLASTERFDLYLLDSRYPDGSGVELCRQLRLFDTHTPVLFHSGLEGESDIRDAISAGAQGYLVKPIGIDELEKNIERLLDAGSNLSTENS from the coding sequence GTGGAGGGTGAAAGAAAACGAATACTCTGTGTCGAGGATGACCTTGATTCGTGCGACATGCTGCGCGTTCTTCTGCAAGACTACGAAGTAGTAACCGCCAACAGCGCGCGAGACGGGCTGAGATTGGCGAGCACCGAGCGCTTTGATCTTTATCTTCTTGACAGTAGATACCCCGACGGAAGCGGCGTCGAACTCTGCCGGCAGTTGCGCCTCTTTGACACGCACACACCGGTTCTGTTCCATTCAGGACTAGAAGGTGAATCCGACATTCGTGATGCAATAAGCGCCGGAGCGCAAGGCTATCTGGTGAAGCCGATCGGCATCGATGAGCTGGAAAAGAACATAGAACGGCTTCTTGACGCGGGGTCAAATCTGAGCACCGAGAATTCCTGA
- a CDS encoding sigma-54 dependent transcriptional regulator encodes MAKKGSILVVDDEEVMRDVLDSLLSAEGYQVDLARSGEEGLEKLQQRAYDLVLLDVSMPGMGGLRALEEILKLDGEAVVVMITAYATFDTAISAMQRGAFTCISKPFDNKEILKLVTAGIRRRRKDEERRTLKQTLKRSTEPRETVARSEKMLEILTFLEQVAPARSTILVTGESGTGKELIARAIHNQSARSDKPFITVNSANLPTELLESELFGHVRGAFTGAIAARKGYFEVADGGSIFLDEIGNISMETQAKLLRVIQERDFSPLGDTTRRQVDVRIIAATNVDLKQAVDEGSFREDLFYRLNVISIALPPLRERREDILPLAQHFIRKYAAENKREISDHIGAAVLSALEAHNWPGNVRELENVMERAVIIARGKTIEKEDLREEVINPQRAAAQVGGQKVATQIDLSHGISFYDEVNRFQIELIRRALEITGGHQSRAAKLLGMNTTTLNSKIRYYNIRP; translated from the coding sequence ATGGCAAAGAAAGGCAGCATCCTCGTTGTGGACGACGAGGAAGTAATGCGTGACGTGCTCGATAGCTTGCTGTCGGCCGAAGGCTATCAGGTTGATCTTGCCAGGAGCGGCGAGGAAGGGCTGGAAAAGCTTCAGCAGCGCGCATACGACCTGGTCTTGCTCGATGTCTCAATGCCAGGCATGGGCGGCTTGAGGGCGCTCGAAGAAATACTCAAGCTCGATGGCGAGGCTGTGGTGGTAATGATAACGGCCTACGCGACCTTCGACACCGCCATCTCCGCAATGCAGCGGGGCGCCTTCACGTGCATCAGCAAGCCGTTCGACAACAAAGAGATCCTCAAGCTCGTCACCGCGGGCATACGCCGCCGCCGCAAAGACGAAGAGCGGCGCACGCTGAAGCAGACTCTCAAGCGCAGCACCGAACCCAGAGAGACCGTTGCGCGCAGCGAAAAGATGCTCGAGATCCTTACCTTTCTCGAGCAGGTTGCGCCCGCGCGCAGCACAATCCTGGTCACCGGCGAGAGCGGGACTGGCAAGGAGTTGATCGCTCGCGCAATCCACAATCAAAGCGCGCGATCCGATAAGCCGTTCATCACCGTCAACTCAGCGAACCTACCCACCGAGTTGTTGGAATCGGAGTTGTTTGGCCACGTTCGCGGAGCGTTCACTGGCGCCATCGCAGCCAGGAAAGGCTATTTCGAAGTTGCTGACGGCGGTTCGATTTTCCTCGACGAGATTGGAAACATCTCGATGGAGACGCAAGCGAAGCTGCTGCGCGTCATTCAGGAACGCGACTTCTCGCCGCTCGGCGATACCACGCGCCGCCAGGTTGACGTGCGAATCATCGCGGCGACCAACGTCGATCTCAAGCAAGCGGTGGATGAAGGCAGCTTTCGCGAAGATCTCTTTTACCGGCTCAACGTGATTTCAATAGCTCTGCCCCCGCTTCGAGAGCGCCGCGAAGATATTCTTCCGCTTGCTCAGCACTTCATTCGCAAGTACGCCGCGGAAAACAAGCGGGAGATCTCAGATCACATCGGCGCCGCGGTCCTGTCTGCGCTCGAGGCCCATAACTGGCCGGGCAACGTGCGCGAGCTTGAGAACGTGATGGAGCGCGCGGTCATCATTGCGCGCGGAAAGACGATCGAAAAGGAAGACTTGCGCGAAGAAGTCATCAATCCTCAGCGCGCCGCCGCGCAGGTTGGAGGGCAGAAGGTGGCAACCCAGATCGACCTGTCGCACGGAATATCTTTCTACGATGAAGTAAACCGGTTCCAGATTGAGTTAATCCGCCGTGCGCTCGAGATAACTGGCGGTCATCAATCACGCGCGGCCAAGCTGCTTGGGATGAACACCACTACGCTTAATAGCAAGATCAGGTATTACAATATCAGGCCGTGA
- a CDS encoding prolyl oligopeptidase family serine peptidase has protein sequence MISKATRRFIFQTAIVIACCAIVFAQDSGQVLRVSVGYGTMKNTPAVMAKLTPEARAEVDRLGELARAANAEGKYGDALKHLYHALALMRGTEWTPARALTSALTVKLDRAMLDPGEKVAVRITQMYALDEKPSGKLTANVSLLKMKGDETVKDLKTIDSLDPDFMSHPLSAEVVVPDIGAGNYRIAVRIQLGDEPIVKYATIHIERGLASEFAEAKARAAKIETALKAKRQVGLVAAVPSAEYRISLFELARAGEINFERIDFRDSLKEANSLLDTLGAGNDPFAARRGEFKKAYRSKVDNALQPYQVFVPSAYDKSKPFPLVIALHGMGGDENSYFQAYGQGAFKLEAEKRGYIVACPKGRKPASMYMGDAEKDVMDVIAEVRRDYNIDADRVYLTGHSMGGFGTWSVAMSHPDVFAAIAPVSGGSNIPAGMSKIAHIPEIVVHGDNDATVPVERSRVMVAMGKKLGMEIKYVEVPGGDHGNVVAPTFKDVFDWFDAHRRKNAEAKAAAAGSKSK, from the coding sequence ATGATTTCGAAAGCGACTCGACGATTTATTTTTCAGACGGCAATTGTGATCGCCTGCTGCGCGATCGTGTTCGCGCAAGACTCCGGCCAGGTGCTACGCGTTTCGGTGGGCTATGGAACGATGAAGAACACGCCGGCCGTCATGGCTAAGCTGACCCCGGAGGCGCGCGCCGAAGTCGACCGCCTCGGCGAGTTGGCTCGGGCGGCGAACGCGGAAGGCAAGTACGGCGATGCGCTCAAACACCTCTATCACGCGTTGGCGTTGATGCGTGGAACGGAATGGACGCCGGCGCGCGCGCTTACCTCGGCGCTCACCGTCAAGCTCGACCGTGCGATGCTCGATCCTGGCGAAAAGGTCGCGGTTCGAATCACTCAGATGTACGCGCTCGACGAAAAGCCGAGCGGCAAACTCACCGCCAACGTTTCGCTGCTCAAGATGAAGGGCGACGAGACGGTAAAGGATCTCAAGACTATTGACTCGCTCGATCCTGACTTTATGTCGCACCCTCTATCCGCGGAAGTCGTCGTGCCCGACATCGGAGCTGGGAACTACCGAATAGCTGTGCGAATTCAATTGGGCGACGAGCCTATAGTCAAGTACGCGACGATTCACATCGAACGAGGGCTTGCCTCCGAGTTTGCTGAAGCGAAGGCCCGCGCGGCAAAGATAGAAACGGCGCTCAAGGCCAAGCGTCAAGTCGGCCTCGTTGCCGCGGTGCCTTCGGCCGAGTATCGCATATCGCTTTTCGAGCTCGCCCGAGCCGGCGAGATCAACTTCGAGCGGATAGATTTCCGCGACTCGCTCAAGGAAGCAAACTCGTTGCTCGACACTCTCGGCGCGGGCAACGATCCGTTCGCTGCGCGTCGAGGAGAATTCAAGAAGGCCTACCGCTCGAAAGTGGACAACGCGCTTCAACCTTATCAAGTGTTCGTGCCGTCCGCTTACGACAAATCGAAACCGTTTCCACTGGTGATCGCGCTTCACGGTATGGGCGGAGATGAGAACAGTTATTTTCAAGCTTACGGGCAAGGCGCGTTCAAGCTTGAAGCTGAGAAGCGCGGATACATTGTCGCCTGTCCGAAGGGCCGCAAGCCGGCTTCGATGTACATGGGCGACGCCGAGAAGGACGTAATGGATGTGATCGCCGAAGTGAGACGCGATTACAACATCGATGCGGATCGCGTCTACTTGACCGGACACTCTATGGGCGGCTTCGGCACATGGTCGGTCGCTATGAGCCATCCTGATGTGTTCGCGGCGATCGCTCCCGTGTCCGGTGGATCCAATATTCCAGCGGGGATGTCCAAGATCGCTCACATTCCTGAGATCGTGGTTCACGGCGACAATGACGCGACGGTTCCGGTTGAGCGCTCTCGGGTGATGGTCGCGATGGGCAAAAAGCTCGGGATGGAGATCAAGTACGTCGAAGTTCCCGGCGGCGACCACGGCAACGTCGTGGCTCCGACCTTCAAGGATGTCTTCGATTGGTTCGACGCGCACCGCCGGAAAAACGCCGAGGCGAAAGCTGCCGCCGCCGGATCGAAGAGCAAATGA
- a CDS encoding S8 family peptidase — translation MNRMRRSPSIAWFTSFTLLLSLCAGIVLTGSAQAQSDDPPAQLERTQADESSDPSNDDSTQGDKLSPDLRAQVDTSPDGHGFGTMAAKEGVLRAIVQLNQQPSGRLNGLLNSNSVSEKGRFYYLNARVIEAPLSVVSQIASFKEVSYISLDRDVELLGHVEKTTGAEAMRQQSGNGGLNGTGIGIAVLDSGIYNPHLSFNTGGNASSRIVANVDFTGEGINTSDPFGHGTHVAGLVGGNGTGTGVPSAYQGIAPNANLINLRVLNSQGKGTTSALLSALDWVMTNRATYNIRVVNMSLGALSIDSYRNDPACRAVRRLVDAGIVCVAAAGNNGKNSLGQKIYGSIHSPGNEPSAITVGASNTYATDARSDDSVATYSSRGPTRSYWTDTQGVKHYDNLIKPDVVAPGNKLISAEAQGNLLVTTNPQLDATKTAVEQKDMMFLSGTSMATPIVAGAAALLLQANPNLTPNMVKAILMYTAQPLAGFNMLEQGAGEVNIEGAMRLAKAVRTDLTNSTALGSPLLITNTPPVPQSTIATQTFNWGRGIITNYTYVTGDNLITQYQKIYGLGMLLGDGILLSNGMLLGDTTMMSSGMLLGDNILVSSGMLLGDGSPFLACGMLLGDGMLLGDGMLLGDGMLLGDGMLLGDGMLLGDTIAQSNGATVGGEPGDTIEIVEP, via the coding sequence ATGAACAGGATGAGACGTTCCCCATCGATAGCCTGGTTCACTTCATTCACGCTTTTGCTCAGTTTGTGCGCAGGCATTGTGCTGACTGGCTCAGCTCAAGCGCAATCTGACGACCCGCCCGCTCAACTCGAGAGAACTCAAGCCGATGAGTCTTCTGACCCATCCAACGATGACTCGACGCAAGGAGACAAGTTGTCCCCGGACCTTCGCGCGCAGGTCGACACTTCGCCTGACGGACATGGTTTCGGCACGATGGCGGCGAAAGAAGGGGTCCTAAGAGCAATTGTTCAACTCAATCAACAGCCGAGCGGCAGGCTCAACGGGCTGCTGAACAGCAATAGCGTGTCGGAAAAAGGTCGCTTCTATTACCTCAATGCCAGAGTGATCGAGGCGCCCCTGAGCGTCGTCAGCCAAATAGCCAGCTTCAAGGAAGTGTCCTACATTTCCTTGGACAGAGATGTTGAGTTGCTCGGCCACGTCGAGAAGACGACCGGCGCAGAGGCGATGCGTCAACAGTCTGGTAACGGCGGACTCAACGGAACGGGCATCGGCATCGCAGTACTTGATTCCGGTATCTACAACCCGCACCTTTCGTTTAATACCGGCGGCAATGCCAGCAGTCGTATCGTAGCGAACGTGGACTTCACGGGCGAGGGGATAAATACAAGTGACCCATTTGGCCATGGCACTCACGTCGCTGGACTGGTGGGCGGTAACGGCACGGGCACCGGCGTCCCGAGCGCGTACCAGGGCATTGCGCCCAATGCTAACCTGATTAACCTTCGTGTTTTGAACTCGCAGGGTAAGGGTACTACGTCCGCGCTTTTGAGCGCTCTTGATTGGGTGATGACCAATCGCGCGACCTACAACATCCGTGTGGTCAACATGAGTCTCGGCGCTCTGTCTATTGATTCTTACAGGAACGACCCTGCGTGCCGTGCTGTGCGTCGGCTGGTTGACGCAGGTATAGTATGCGTGGCCGCCGCCGGGAATAACGGCAAAAACAGCCTCGGCCAAAAAATTTACGGATCTATACATTCACCGGGCAACGAGCCGTCGGCGATCACTGTTGGCGCGTCCAACACTTACGCAACCGATGCGCGAAGCGACGATAGCGTCGCAACGTACAGCTCACGCGGTCCGACGCGCAGCTACTGGACGGACACGCAAGGCGTCAAGCACTACGACAACCTGATCAAACCTGACGTCGTTGCTCCCGGCAACAAGCTTATCTCGGCCGAAGCGCAGGGCAACCTGCTCGTAACAACGAATCCGCAATTAGACGCCACTAAGACCGCTGTTGAACAGAAAGACATGATGTTCCTGAGCGGCACGTCGATGGCTACGCCTATAGTAGCGGGCGCTGCGGCGTTGTTGCTGCAGGCCAATCCAAATCTGACCCCGAACATGGTCAAGGCGATCTTAATGTACACCGCGCAGCCGCTGGCTGGCTTCAATATGCTCGAGCAGGGCGCGGGAGAGGTGAACATCGAAGGGGCAATGCGTCTGGCCAAAGCGGTTCGCACTGATCTGACCAATAGCACAGCGCTCGGTTCGCCTCTGTTGATCACGAATACGCCTCCTGTCCCTCAATCAACTATCGCCACACAAACATTTAATTGGGGACGGGGCATCATCACAAACTACACTTATGTCACTGGAGACAATCTCATCACCCAGTACCAGAAGATCTACGGCCTGGGAATGTTGCTGGGGGACGGTATTCTCCTCAGCAACGGCATGCTGCTGGGTGATACTACGATGATGTCGAGCGGGATGCTGCTGGGCGACAACATTCTAGTCAGTAGCGGAATGCTGCTGGGTGATGGCTCGCCTTTCCTCGCCTGCGGTATGTTGCTAGGCGACGGAATGTTGCTAGGCGACGGAATGTTGCTAGGCGACGGAATGTTGCTAGGCGACGGAATGTTGCTGGGCGACGGAATGTTGCTGGGCGATACCATTGCGCAGTCAAACGGTGCGACAGTGGGCGGTGAGCCTGGCGACACCATCGAGATAGTGGAACCGTAG
- a CDS encoding prepilin-type N-terminal cleavage/methylation domain-containing protein, whose translation MKPERKYESGFSLMELIIALMVLTIVVGIAFSLLNRFQQTYRYEEAYADAQRNARFAVARLNEIIRSAGTNPTANTTVNPTNFVSLLAPATASGTAISSSSIQLRSDLNGDTLNTATISSNSDVIVTSENVTLRLDAANSWIVMDDNTVTPPLSVTIAENIRSVTFTDPNGASNTNKAIHVRLVAAPSGIAIGDPRYREVSYNATIRLRNR comes from the coding sequence ATGAAACCGGAAAGAAAATATGAGAGCGGCTTCTCTTTGATGGAGCTAATCATAGCGCTAATGGTGTTGACGATAGTGGTGGGTATTGCGTTTTCGCTGCTAAATAGGTTCCAGCAGACTTACAGGTACGAGGAGGCGTACGCGGATGCCCAGCGCAACGCTCGCTTCGCGGTCGCGCGGTTGAACGAAATAATCCGCAGCGCGGGCACGAATCCCACCGCCAATACGACGGTCAATCCCACCAACTTTGTTTCGTTGCTGGCGCCGGCGACTGCTTCAGGGACCGCGATCTCGTCTTCGTCGATCCAGCTTCGAAGCGACTTGAACGGAGACACGCTGAACACCGCGACGATTTCCTCCAACTCGGATGTGATAGTGACATCTGAGAATGTAACGCTTCGGTTGGATGCAGCCAACAGTTGGATCGTGATGGACGATAACACCGTGACGCCGCCGTTGAGCGTTACCATCGCCGAAAATATTCGCAGCGTGACCTTCACCGATCCGAACGGGGCGAGCAACACGAATAAAGCGATTCACGTGCGGTTGGTCGCGGCGCCAAGCGGTATCGCGATCGGAGACCCGCGCTATCGCGAGGTGAGCTACAACGCGACGATCAGGCTAAGGAATCGATAG
- a CDS encoding S8 family serine peptidase, translating to MTAQRINLYLVAFAAAMVFFPALLSPGAASSDINQPARSGSIRDQNLILFKRAALDTAARRDLDTSREDQQVMSAMSVSASKRTRIVQFAGPIRSKWIDALHAAGAEIVGYIPNNAYIIRGAPRDLARVAKLNAGADWEDARPIRWMGRLLAVQKLDPTYTDEMLGGPSRRDAEVEIELIDSTDSAAAIEAINSTASSINREPRKFLNFVILSVTLRTDQLLDIAGLDEVLFVSPAPKLRLHDERAAQIVAGNLSADGKQPSGPGYTAWLAEKGLDGQPDFVIDFADSGLDRGSASPTQLHPDFLDSALRSRVAYMFNYATDGLIDDRPGHGTIVASVAAGRGDSSRDDAPGYMYGLGVDPAARLGVSRIFDDRGRQPSTLSFTSVASIAYAAGARASNCSWGSFLNTYDATAQEYDALVRDAQPTVSGNQEMIFVFSVGNTGAGGHVGSPGTAKNVISVAASENYRPEGFDSCDFDGGGAIGPDGADSALDILRFSSGGPTADGRAKPDIAAPGTHVYGAASQSRGFFGEGLCAGRPVFQPPDQSLYTWSSGTSLAAPHITGAASLVRRYFVSRNVLGDARAPSPAMTKAYLINSASYMTGENAGGNLPGERQGWGLVDLSRSFDGAPRELVDQTKLFTESGQAFEVQGSLADRSRPLRVTLAWTDAPGSLVGPAIVNDLDLEIVVGGVTVYRGNNFAGAYSVEGGEADRLNNVESIYLPPDAIPQGFQGDLTITVRAANIAGDGVPGNETSLDQDFALVVYNIAATVPPPPPPPPRNGPLIFGVTYVKKTITIVGRDFTAAALVEINGRMIDRLFEFDSTANSLRIRLKRGKLNLGDGDNHIVLIENHERSQPFVLRL from the coding sequence TTGACTGCACAAAGGATCAACCTTTATCTGGTGGCGTTCGCAGCCGCGATGGTGTTTTTCCCGGCGCTTCTCTCGCCTGGTGCGGCTTCGTCTGACATTAACCAACCAGCGCGGAGCGGCTCGATTCGCGATCAGAACTTAATCCTTTTCAAACGGGCGGCCCTCGACACAGCGGCGCGCCGCGATCTGGACACTTCAAGAGAAGACCAGCAGGTTATGTCCGCGATGAGTGTTTCGGCCTCGAAGCGCACGCGCATAGTTCAGTTCGCGGGTCCAATCAGATCAAAGTGGATTGATGCGCTTCACGCAGCCGGCGCCGAGATAGTCGGCTATATTCCGAACAACGCCTACATCATTCGAGGTGCTCCGCGCGATCTCGCGCGCGTGGCGAAGCTCAATGCCGGAGCGGATTGGGAAGACGCGCGCCCGATACGATGGATGGGTCGGCTGCTTGCAGTTCAAAAGCTCGACCCAACGTATACCGATGAAATGCTCGGCGGCCCGTCCCGAAGAGACGCCGAGGTAGAGATCGAGTTGATAGATTCAACCGATTCCGCGGCGGCAATTGAGGCGATCAATAGCACGGCATCGAGCATCAACCGCGAGCCCAGGAAGTTCCTCAACTTCGTTATTCTTTCGGTCACCTTGCGGACGGATCAATTGTTGGATATCGCCGGTCTCGATGAAGTGCTGTTCGTGAGTCCAGCTCCCAAACTGAGGTTGCATGATGAACGCGCGGCTCAAATAGTCGCTGGGAATTTGAGCGCGGACGGCAAGCAGCCAAGCGGGCCCGGCTACACGGCCTGGCTGGCGGAGAAAGGGTTGGACGGCCAGCCCGACTTTGTTATCGACTTCGCGGATTCGGGGCTCGATCGCGGGTCTGCTTCGCCAACCCAGCTTCACCCGGATTTTCTCGACTCGGCTCTCCGCAGCCGCGTGGCGTATATGTTCAACTATGCGACTGACGGGCTGATAGACGATCGGCCCGGGCACGGCACAATCGTGGCGTCAGTCGCCGCCGGGCGAGGCGACAGCAGCCGCGACGATGCGCCAGGCTATATGTACGGGTTGGGCGTCGATCCTGCCGCGAGGCTGGGCGTCTCTCGAATATTTGATGACAGAGGGCGGCAGCCGTCTACCTTGAGCTTTACCAGCGTCGCGTCTATCGCGTACGCTGCCGGCGCTCGTGCTTCGAATTGTAGTTGGGGCAGCTTTCTAAACACCTATGACGCCACAGCGCAGGAATACGATGCGCTTGTCCGGGACGCTCAACCGACGGTCTCCGGCAATCAAGAGATGATCTTCGTCTTTTCAGTCGGCAACACGGGCGCCGGGGGACATGTGGGGTCGCCCGGAACCGCGAAAAACGTCATCTCGGTTGCGGCGAGCGAGAACTACAGACCGGAAGGATTTGACTCTTGCGACTTCGACGGCGGCGGCGCAATAGGGCCGGACGGCGCGGACAGTGCACTCGATATCTTGAGGTTCTCATCGGGAGGGCCGACCGCGGACGGGCGTGCGAAGCCCGACATCGCGGCGCCTGGAACACACGTCTACGGCGCCGCGTCTCAATCACGGGGCTTCTTCGGCGAAGGTTTGTGCGCGGGCCGACCCGTTTTTCAGCCGCCAGACCAGTCGCTCTACACGTGGTCTTCAGGAACGAGCCTGGCTGCGCCTCACATCACCGGAGCGGCGTCGCTTGTGCGAAGGTACTTTGTCTCGCGGAACGTGCTTGGAGACGCTCGCGCGCCCTCGCCGGCGATGACCAAGGCTTACCTGATCAACTCTGCTTCCTACATGACCGGTGAGAATGCTGGTGGAAACCTACCGGGTGAAAGGCAGGGCTGGGGTCTTGTGGACCTGTCCCGGTCGTTTGACGGCGCGCCGAGAGAGCTGGTTGATCAGACAAAGCTGTTCACGGAAAGCGGCCAGGCGTTTGAGGTGCAAGGCTCGCTCGCTGACCGGTCGCGTCCGTTGCGGGTGACGCTTGCGTGGACCGACGCACCCGGATCGCTTGTTGGACCGGCCATAGTCAACGACCTTGACCTCGAAATTGTAGTCGGCGGCGTGACCGTGTATCGCGGCAACAACTTCGCAGGCGCCTACTCAGTCGAAGGGGGCGAGGCTGACAGACTCAACAACGTTGAGTCGATCTATCTTCCACCAGACGCGATACCTCAAGGTTTTCAAGGCGACCTCACAATCACGGTGCGCGCGGCAAACATCGCGGGCGACGGAGTGCCTGGGAACGAAACGAGTCTCGATCAGGACTTTGCCCTGGTAGTCTACAATATTGCGGCGACCGTCCCGCCTCCTCCTCCGCCACCTCCAAGAAATGGCCCGCTCATCTTCGGCGTGACCTACGTGAAGAAAACCATCACAATCGTGGGACGCGATTTCACTGCCGCCGCTCTAGTGGAAATAAACGGACGGATGATCGACCGGCTTTTTGAGTTTGACTCAACGGCCAATTCTCTGCGCATCAGGCTGAAACGCGGCAAACTCAACCTGGGCGACGGTGATAATCACATCGTCTTGATTGAGAACCACGAGCGGTCGCAGCCTTTCGTGCTGCGGCTCTGA
- a CDS encoding GspH/FimT family protein gives MFNKTPRATASGRSDAGVSLVEVVMVTLVVAIVTAFTLPAVSGAIRAYNLRSAADHLAERLSAVRALAMAKNRNVTFSFNNNTGRYGFDFNGDGAPDTSDPDDPLQGGYYWGTLPDGVTTTFPGGNPIAITFNSRGELPIGAVAQNLVLQSSGRSATVSVNLRGRISVQ, from the coding sequence ATGTTCAACAAAACACCACGAGCCACAGCTAGTGGAAGATCAGATGCCGGCGTATCCCTAGTCGAGGTGGTGATGGTGACTCTCGTAGTAGCTATCGTGACTGCCTTCACGCTGCCTGCTGTAAGCGGGGCGATAAGAGCCTACAACCTTCGCAGCGCCGCCGATCATTTGGCTGAACGATTAAGCGCTGTGCGCGCTCTTGCAATGGCTAAGAACAGAAATGTGACGTTTTCTTTCAATAATAATACCGGCCGGTACGGGTTTGATTTTAATGGTGACGGCGCCCCAGATACGAGTGATCCTGACGACCCTCTGCAAGGAGGCTATTACTGGGGCACCCTACCGGACGGAGTCACTACAACCTTCCCAGGTGGCAATCCAATCGCGATTACTTTCAACTCGCGCGGCGAGTTACCTATCGGCGCTGTAGCGCAGAACCTGGTGCTCCAAAGCTCTGGCAGGTCCGCGACGGTGAGCGTCAACTTGCGAGGCAGGATTAGCGTCCAGTGA